In a genomic window of Corynebacterium choanae:
- the purU gene encoding formyltetrahydrofolate deformylase has translation MTAQVPASVSPLADRQLVVTLGCPDNTGIIAKLAGFVASVGGSIVEAHYFSDPASGWFFTRQAIRAESLSVSVEAFTESLQELAEEISPQARWRVWDTAKPKKAVILVSKEGHCLHDLLGRVAQNEYPMEVAAVIGNHDDLRSIAEAHNVPFHHVPFPKDAVGKRQSFDKVAAIVNEHDPDAVVLARFMQILPPDLCEMWEGKAINIHHSFLPSFMGARPYHQAYQRGVKLIGATCHYATSDLDDGPIIEQDVIRITHRETPTDMQRLGRDAEKIVLARGLRFHLEDRVQVYGNRTVIFD, from the coding sequence ATGACTGCACAGGTTCCTGCTTCTGTTTCCCCGCTCGCCGACCGCCAACTCGTGGTCACTCTCGGCTGTCCTGACAACACCGGGATTATTGCGAAACTCGCTGGATTTGTCGCCTCTGTCGGCGGCAGCATTGTGGAGGCACACTATTTCTCTGATCCAGCATCTGGCTGGTTCTTCACCCGGCAAGCAATCCGTGCCGAGTCGTTGAGTGTCTCGGTGGAAGCATTCACCGAAAGTCTGCAAGAGCTCGCTGAAGAAATCAGCCCACAAGCCCGCTGGCGGGTGTGGGATACGGCGAAACCAAAGAAAGCAGTGATTCTGGTTTCCAAGGAAGGCCACTGCCTGCATGATCTGCTTGGCCGGGTGGCGCAGAACGAATATCCAATGGAAGTCGCGGCAGTGATCGGCAACCACGATGATCTGCGCAGCATCGCGGAAGCCCACAATGTGCCATTTCATCATGTGCCATTTCCGAAGGATGCAGTCGGCAAACGGCAGTCCTTTGACAAGGTTGCAGCAATTGTCAATGAGCACGATCCCGACGCGGTGGTGCTTGCCCGCTTCATGCAGATCCTTCCGCCTGACTTGTGTGAAATGTGGGAAGGCAAAGCGATTAACATCCACCATTCCTTCCTTCCATCGTTTATGGGGGCGCGCCCGTATCACCAGGCATATCAGCGTGGTGTGAAGCTCATCGGCGCTACCTGTCACTATGCGACGAGCGATTTGGATGACGGTCCGATTATTGAACAAGACGTTATCCGGATCACCCACCGGGAAACCCCCACCGATATGCAGCGGCTTGGTCGTGACGCAGAGAAAATTGTGCTGGCTCGTGGTCTGCGCTTCCATTTGGAAGATCGAGTGCAGGTCTATGGCAATCGCACGGTGATTTTCGACTAG
- a CDS encoding S-ribosylhomocysteine lyase, with translation MTEKMNVESFNLDHRTVIAPYVRIADRKALPGGDVLIKYDVRFTQPNTDHLETKTVHALEHMAAEFMRNHTDKLIDFSPMGCRTGFYAITLGVEPEDFFPILEKTFVDITEATEVPAANEIQCGWGAHHDLEGAKAQARRMLAEKDSWSIVTAQ, from the coding sequence ATGACTGAAAAGATGAACGTCGAATCCTTTAATCTTGACCATCGCACTGTTATTGCACCCTATGTGCGCATCGCCGATCGGAAAGCGCTGCCGGGCGGTGACGTGCTGATCAAATACGATGTACGGTTCACCCAGCCGAATACTGATCATCTCGAGACGAAAACGGTACATGCCCTTGAGCACATGGCCGCCGAGTTTATGCGCAATCACACTGACAAACTCATCGACTTCTCCCCCATGGGCTGCCGCACTGGTTTCTATGCCATTACCTTAGGTGTGGAACCAGAGGACTTCTTCCCCATCCTGGAGAAAACCTTCGTCGATATCACCGAGGCCACGGAAGTCCCTGCCGCCAATGAGATTCAATGCGGTTGGGGCGCCCACCACGATTTGGAAGGGGCGAAGGCTCAGGCAAGGCGAATGTTGGCGGAAAAAGATTCCTGGTCGATTGTCACTGCCCAATAA
- a CDS encoding TetR/AcrR family transcriptional regulator, whose amino-acid sequence MLAQSSTLSLRALAKETGVTPTAVYRHFADKQALESALAAQGYGELLQCLKTEHETNVDAREDMWRLAWAYIIWARDNEPLFSLMFTTQCDPTAPERVEAVKDLTAFLSSQVHHWYPHHATDTFLTALWGFVHGITTLYLQGKILTSATTAGAQDVDLEEQVHCLWLAFISPLPLDH is encoded by the coding sequence ATGCTCGCTCAATCGTCAACGTTGTCTTTGCGTGCTCTAGCCAAGGAAACTGGCGTTACACCTACAGCGGTTTACCGCCATTTCGCAGACAAGCAAGCCCTTGAATCGGCGCTTGCTGCTCAAGGCTATGGCGAACTGTTGCAGTGCTTGAAAACCGAGCATGAAACCAACGTTGACGCCCGCGAGGATATGTGGCGACTTGCCTGGGCTTACATCATCTGGGCACGTGACAACGAGCCTTTGTTTTCCCTGATGTTCACCACCCAGTGCGACCCCACTGCCCCTGAACGAGTCGAAGCCGTCAAAGACTTGACCGCCTTCTTATCCAGCCAAGTCCACCACTGGTATCCCCATCACGCTACCGACACGTTCCTAACCGCACTGTGGGGATTCGTCCATGGCATCACCACGTTGTATCTGCAAGGCAAAATCCTCACCAGCGCCACCACAGCTGGAGCCCAAGACGTTGACCTAGAAGAACAAGTCCACTGCCTGTGGTTAGCCTTTATCAGCCCGCTCCCGCTCGATCACTAG
- a CDS encoding type 1 glutamine amidotransferase domain-containing protein, whose translation MDDMHTTRRILQVVTNVDAYESDPKHATGLWLSELTHSYEVFEQAGFEQIIVSPRGGKSPLEPRSLKFPNLDASAKAWLNDPTRMALLEHTKNPDEVDAADVDAIFFTGGHAVMYDFPGSEGLQQLTRDIYEQGGVVAAVCHGYCGLLETTLSDGTPLVKDRSITGFSWREEVLAGVAKLVPYNVEQRMKDLGANYSKGLVPFASYTQVDGRLVTGQNPGSAKATAKKTLEVLHTLTTTSPNR comes from the coding sequence ATGGACGATATGCATACAACGAGGCGAATTTTGCAGGTTGTCACCAATGTTGATGCCTATGAATCTGATCCCAAACATGCCACGGGCCTATGGCTGTCCGAGCTCACCCACTCCTACGAGGTTTTCGAGCAGGCCGGCTTTGAGCAGATAATTGTCAGCCCCCGGGGTGGCAAGTCGCCACTTGAACCACGCTCACTTAAATTCCCTAATCTGGATGCTTCAGCTAAAGCTTGGCTGAACGATCCAACCCGCATGGCACTGCTCGAGCACACGAAGAACCCAGATGAGGTGGATGCTGCTGATGTTGATGCGATCTTCTTTACCGGCGGCCACGCTGTCATGTATGACTTTCCTGGCAGTGAAGGCCTGCAGCAACTCACTCGCGACATTTACGAGCAAGGTGGCGTGGTAGCAGCCGTCTGCCACGGCTATTGCGGCCTGTTGGAAACCACCTTGTCTGATGGCACCCCACTGGTCAAAGATCGAAGCATCACTGGTTTTTCCTGGCGTGAGGAAGTCCTAGCAGGGGTGGCGAAACTGGTGCCTTATAACGTTGAGCAGCGGATGAAAGACTTAGGTGCCAACTATTCCAAGGGGCTGGTGCCGTTTGCCTCCTACACCCAAGTCGATGGGCGTCTGGTTACTGGGCAAAACCCAGGGTCAGCCAAAGCCACCGCGAAAAAGACTCTCGAGGTACTCCACACCCTCACCACTACTTCACCCAACCGGTAG
- a CDS encoding NADH:flavin oxidoreductase/NADH oxidase family protein — MGIRMSSKLLSPYVFASGARVPNRLVKAAMEESLGAGAHVPGDAVFTLYRTWARGGTGTLITGNVMVHDAALTGPQAIVLDERQPLAPFKRWAQVAHEGGAKIWMQINHPGRQVLSGQPGVVWSPSTSQVDVGSARAKFAPAAKMTGEQIEQVIDMFITTATLAFQAGFDGVEVHAAHGYLLSQFLSPLVNERDDEWGGTLENRARMLDRIVTGIRRRVPKDFVVAVKLNSSDFQRGGFSVDDARQVIDILAQAGADLVELSGGSYESPAMTGNSADERTQAREAYFLDMAQQLLETSPLPLMVTGGVVRQSVANQVLESGVTLVGMGTALAADPNLVNTWNTDPQASPAIPRTRIANKAIASAASMAWVRWQMKRLSKNKQPILWMDPRITLALSQLGTKKANRNYGTWLQRRNAGR, encoded by the coding sequence ATGGGGATTCGAATGTCGAGCAAACTACTCAGCCCGTATGTGTTTGCCTCAGGTGCACGTGTACCTAACCGTTTAGTCAAGGCCGCAATGGAAGAGTCTTTAGGCGCTGGCGCTCATGTGCCAGGCGATGCGGTGTTTACCCTCTATCGCACCTGGGCGCGTGGGGGAACAGGAACCTTGATTACCGGCAACGTGATGGTTCACGATGCGGCGCTAACTGGCCCTCAAGCGATTGTGCTTGATGAGCGCCAGCCGTTAGCGCCGTTCAAACGCTGGGCGCAGGTTGCTCATGAGGGCGGAGCCAAGATTTGGATGCAGATTAACCACCCAGGCCGTCAGGTCTTGTCGGGTCAGCCTGGGGTGGTGTGGTCGCCAAGTACCAGTCAGGTTGATGTGGGCTCTGCGCGTGCAAAGTTTGCCCCAGCTGCCAAAATGACCGGTGAGCAGATTGAGCAAGTAATCGACATGTTCATCACCACAGCCACGTTGGCTTTTCAGGCAGGATTTGATGGAGTTGAGGTACATGCGGCGCACGGTTACCTTTTGTCGCAGTTTCTGTCGCCACTGGTTAATGAGCGCGATGACGAGTGGGGTGGCACTCTTGAGAATCGCGCCCGAATGCTCGATCGGATTGTTACTGGGATTCGCCGGCGGGTGCCAAAGGATTTCGTGGTGGCGGTAAAGCTCAACTCCTCCGATTTTCAGCGTGGTGGGTTCAGTGTGGATGATGCTAGGCAGGTCATTGACATCCTGGCCCAGGCCGGGGCAGATCTAGTGGAACTTTCTGGCGGCTCTTATGAGAGCCCAGCCATGACTGGTAACTCTGCCGATGAGCGAACCCAGGCACGTGAAGCCTACTTCCTTGACATGGCCCAGCAGCTGCTTGAAACCTCACCGTTGCCGCTGATGGTCACCGGCGGAGTAGTGCGTCAAAGTGTCGCCAACCAGGTCCTTGAATCGGGTGTGACCCTGGTGGGGATGGGCACCGCGCTGGCTGCTGACCCCAACCTGGTCAACACTTGGAACACAGACCCTCAGGCCAGCCCCGCTATTCCTCGCACGCGGATCGCTAACAAAGCGATTGCCTCGGCTGCTTCCATGGCGTGGGTGCGCTGGCAAATGAAACGACTGTCGAAAAATAAACAACCCATCTTGTGGATGGATCCGCGCATCACACTGGCCCTGAGCCAACTGGGAACGAAAAAAGCCAACCGCAACTATGGCACCTGGCTACAGCGCCGAAACGCCGGGCGCTAA
- the mscL gene encoding large conductance mechanosensitive channel protein MscL, which translates to MLKGFKDFIMRGNVIDLAVAVVIGAAFTSIVTAFTENLVNPIIASFGSVELGGLGVQLREGNSNTFIDLGAIITAAINFLIVAAIIYFIFVMPMNKVKERQAARQGVAEDEEEKAPVEVELLTEIRDLLRTRQL; encoded by the coding sequence GTGCTTAAAGGCTTCAAAGACTTCATCATGCGCGGCAATGTCATTGACCTGGCTGTTGCTGTCGTTATCGGTGCTGCATTCACCAGCATCGTCACCGCTTTCACCGAAAACTTGGTGAACCCAATTATCGCCTCTTTCGGTTCCGTGGAACTCGGGGGACTTGGAGTCCAGCTGCGCGAAGGTAACTCAAATACGTTCATCGACCTTGGTGCCATCATCACCGCCGCGATTAACTTCCTCATCGTCGCCGCAATTATCTACTTCATCTTTGTGATGCCGATGAACAAGGTCAAGGAACGCCAGGCAGCCCGCCAGGGTGTCGCCGAAGACGAAGAAGAAAAGGCACCAGTTGAGGTTGAGCTCCTCACCGAGATCCGCGACCTGCTGCGCACCCGTCAGCTGTAA